The Flammeovirga yaeyamensis genome segment TTTATTTATTTCGATTAAAATCTTTTCTTCTTGTACTTCAGATTTTTTACTATCCTTCCAGTCATTCAAAAGAAATGCAGAGACAACAGCTAGAAACATGAGAGTAAAATCAAATAAGTTTTTTGAAAATTTGTTTAGTTGTTTAAGAAACATGAGAGTATTAGTCTTCATTTTTATTTGGTTTAAAAAACTAAAGTAAACCAATATTCATTCAAGGCAAAATATTTACTTAGATTTTATAAAAGGTCAAAAGGATTTACTATTAATGTAAAAAGTACTATTATTGTATCAGTAATAATTTATTGTTACTAACACCACAACCAATAAACAAAAAAAAAAAAACACTATGAAAGAAGTATATATCGTATCGGCGGTAAGAACGCCTATCGGTAGCTTTGGAGGTGTATTGTCTTCACTATCAGCAACTCAATTAGGAAGCACTGCTATCAAAGGTGCTTTAGAAAAAGCAGGCGTTCAACCTTCGGAAGTGAACGAAGTTTTTATGGGGAATGTGATTGCCTCAAATCTTGGTCAAGCTCCTGCAAAGCAAGCTGCACTTGGTGCTGGCATCGGACACGATGTGCCATGTACAACAGTAAATAAAGTATGTGCTTCTGGAATGAAAACCTTAATGTTAGGAGCACAATCAATCATGTTAGGCGATAACGATATTGTTGTTACAGGAGGGATGGAATCGATGTCGAATATCCCTTATTACGTTCCAAAGGGTCGTTATGGTCATGGTTACGGTCACGGACAATTATTGGATGGCTTAGTAAAAGATGGTCTTTCAGATGCTTACAATGGTGAGGCCATGGGTGTTTGTGCTGATGCTACTGCTGTAAAATGTGAGATTTCGAGAGAAGAACAAGATGCCTTCGCAATAGAATCTTATAAAAGAACAGCAATGTCAACGGAAGATGGAATTTTTGTTAATGAAATTATTCCAGTAGCTGTACCTCAAAGAAGGGGAGATGATGTGATTGTTGACAAAGATGAGGAATTCACTAAAGTAAAGTTTGAAAAAATACCATCCTTAAGAGCCGTATTTACGAAAGATGGAACAGTAACAGCCGCGAATGCATCAACTATTAATGATGGGGCTGCTTCTATTATTTTAGCAAGTGAAGAGGCTGTAAAAAGATTAGGTTTAAAACCTATAGCAAAAGTAGTAAGCTTTGCTGATGCATCCTTAGCACCTGAGTGGTTTACTATTGCCCCACCTGATGCTGCAAATAAAGCATTAAAAAAAGCAGGTCTATCTAAAGAAGATATAGACTATTGGGAAGTAAACGAGGCATTCTCTGTAGTGACTTTGGCTTTCTCAAAGCAATTAGGCTTGTCGAGTGATATTGTCAATGTTCATGGAGGTTCAGTTTCTATGGGGCATCCGTTAGGTGCTTCTGGAGCAAGAATTATGGTGACACTTATGGGTGTTCTAAATGCAAGAAAAGGTAAAAAAGGACTTGCAGCAATTTGTAATGGAGGAGGTGGAGCCTCTGCAGTTATTATTGAGAAACTATAATT includes the following:
- a CDS encoding acetyl-CoA C-acyltransferase, whose amino-acid sequence is MKEVYIVSAVRTPIGSFGGVLSSLSATQLGSTAIKGALEKAGVQPSEVNEVFMGNVIASNLGQAPAKQAALGAGIGHDVPCTTVNKVCASGMKTLMLGAQSIMLGDNDIVVTGGMESMSNIPYYVPKGRYGHGYGHGQLLDGLVKDGLSDAYNGEAMGVCADATAVKCEISREEQDAFAIESYKRTAMSTEDGIFVNEIIPVAVPQRRGDDVIVDKDEEFTKVKFEKIPSLRAVFTKDGTVTAANASTINDGAASIILASEEAVKRLGLKPIAKVVSFADASLAPEWFTIAPPDAANKALKKAGLSKEDIDYWEVNEAFSVVTLAFSKQLGLSSDIVNVHGGSVSMGHPLGASGARIMVTLMGVLNARKGKKGLAAICNGGGGASAVIIEKL